The genome window TTGACGATGAAGAACCATCCAGCCAGGCGTTTAACATTGAAGCTAATTGTATAAATAAATCTAAGATCGAGTTAGATAGATTAATGGAACTAGATGCAGATGAAGTTGATAAGTTTATTCAATTCGTTAATATGAAATTATTAAATATTAAAGAGTACCCTGACGAATATAATGATAACGGGGATGTTTTAATAGAAAAACTACCTTTTTATAAAACATTCTTAGTTAGCTATCTCATCGAATTCTTTTTTCTAAAAAATGATCCAAAGGGATTAGATGTTTATTTAAAAGCAATACGGGTGCCTGGTCTTAAAAAGTATTCCGCTGGACTAAAAGATATTTATCGTCAACTGTAATGGAGTGAAGTCGGAAAGATATTGTAAACTTTCTGGCTTTATTTATCATTTGATTATATCAGAGCACAATAATTTTAAAGATAAGACGGTCAGTTTCGGTGAGGAGAGATGATTATGAGTGATTACAAATTTTGGGGTTGGAATAAAAAGCCGAGAACAATGCTTCGCTTTGTGAAAGCAGGGGATATATTTTGCTTTAAATTGGATGAAGATAAATATTGTTTTGGTCGAATTATAACTTTAATGACCGTTGGACATCTCTCTGAATTATTTACTGTAATTAAAAATTCTCCTGAAATAACTGAACTAGAAATTGCTAATGCAAAGAGAATTATTGAACCAATTATACTAGATACATATTCTTTATTTGATAAGAAGTTAGAAAATGGAAGTGATTGGAGAATTATTGGTCATCAGGAAAATTACGTTCCAGTGAATTTAGACGGTATCTATTTTGCATTTGGAATAGATGATTTCTGTAAAAAGCAAGATTGTTACGGAAACGTTTTTCCTATTTCGGAAAAGGAATGGAAAGTACTTCCTAAATTATCACCTAAGGGGGATTTTGACATCAAAAAACAGTTGGGATTAGATTGATCAATTGATGTGAACGTTATGATAGGATTAAGAATTATCCATTTTATGTCGGTAGGGAGTATGGGTAGCAATGAACAATATTGTTATAAGTTTAGATGCGGATATCATACCTGGTAAGTCTATTGGTGGG of Xylocopilactobacillus apicola contains these proteins:
- a CDS encoding immunity 26/phosphotriesterase HocA family protein; amino-acid sequence: MSDYKFWGWNKKPRTMLRFVKAGDIFCFKLDEDKYCFGRIITLMTVGHLSELFTVIKNSPEITELEIANAKRIIEPIILDTYSLFDKKLENGSDWRIIGHQENYVPVNLDGIYFAFGIDDFCKKQDCYGNVFPISEKEWKVLPKLSPKGDFDIKKQLGLD